The genomic stretch TTTATACCGTCCAAATTGCGACAAACTTCCAGAATAGTTTCGTTGATTTTTTTGATATGAATTGCCGGGTACATGCTCAGCGCGTGACCGGCTTTTTTTGCCTTTCGGGTCTGGGATTCGAATCTGCAACCCCGACCTGTACCCCGCATCAATCACCCGGCAGAAGACTCCTGGGTCGCTGCTCTCTCTGACCCGCCTTGTTACTGACCAAGCCTATGATCCGCCCCATGGGCCTTGGCATACACCTCATGAAGCAAGAAAGCGAGCAGCTCCTGCCGCAACGCTCCATTGGTCATGAAATCTTTGACGATCTTTGCATTACGATCCTGGCGAGCCACAATGGCCTTAATCGCCTCAGGCTCAAAGACCGGGCTGAACTGTTCTGCTGAGTTGGCCTGGGCCTGTTGGCGTAGCCGTTCATCCTGGGCCAGATCACCAATAACTTGGACAACAAGCAGGCCATCTTCCGCTGTCCAATCCGTCTTAAAGCGGCTGTTGATTTGGGCAATAAGCACAGAGAGCGGTGACTGTTCCAGCTCCTTGGCCCTGCCCGTACCCACCGCACTGGGACCATAGAGCGGAGCAGCCTTTTCACCGATTTCCAGGGCGGCATTGCCCTCAAAGGTCTTTTCATTACGATAGGAAGCCAAGGCCAACTCATCATCCAGATCCAGCATGCCTGCATCGCTCCGATAGGGCAGCTTGGCCAGCAAATGGAGGCCATAGGCATAGTTTCTTTCCAGCTCAGTATCCTGCCAATCAATGATCTGGCTGATAAAGGCGTACAAGCGGGTAAAACTGCGCAGGTCGGCCTTCAACTGTTCTCCCTGTTCCAGGTATTTTTCCTCGCCTGCCTTTGCGGTCGGATCCCGATATTCGTCTTGATACCGTTGCACAGCAGGGGCAATCCATTTATACAGCGCACCATGATCCCGTTTGCTTTGCCGGGCCTGGGGTTTGAAATAGATACGGGCAAACTCGTCCACATCGCTGGGTCGGATCACCGGCGGAGTCTGAATGGCCCGCAGCAAGGTGTAGATCTGATTGGGCTCTGTGGGCTGGTCAATTTCCGTGCTTTGAAAATAGGGTGTAAAGGCCTCCTGAATATCCTCAACCCTGTTGGCAAAATCCAGGATAAAGGTGTCGCCCTTATCCTTGGCAGAACGATTGAGCCGGGACAGGGTCTGAACCGCCTTGAGGCCGGAGAGCGGCTTATCAACAAACATGGTATGGAGCAGGGGCTGATCAAAGCCGGTCTGGTATTTTTCCGCCACAATCAGGAGTTGATATTCTGGGCTGGCAAAACGCTGGGGCAGTTCTTTTTCCTTAAAGCCGTTCAGGCTCTCCTCGCTCAGCTGCCTGCATCCGCCGTCCAGATCAGGCTCATTGGGATCCTGGACAAGCCCGGAAAAGGCCACCAGCACCTTGATGTCCTGATAGCCCTGGTCAGCAAGATAGCGATCAAAGGCCCGTTTATAGCGGACAGCATGGAGCCGGGACCGGGTGACCAACATGGCCTTGGCCTGACCGTTGATCTTGCTCTTGGTGAATCGGCGGAAATGCTCCACCATGATCTCGGTCTTTTGGGACAGATTATGGGGATGGAGGGACATGAAGCGGGCAATGGCCTTTTTTGCCTTTTTGCTGTCCAGCTCCGGGTCATCCTCCACGGCCTTGGAGAGCTTGAAATAGCTGTTATAGGTGCTGTAATGACGGAGCACATCCAGGATGAATTTTTCCTCAATGGCCTGACGCATGGAGTAGAGATGAAAGGGCGCTGGCCTGCCGTCAGCAGCGGGTACCCCGAACATCTCCAGGGTCTTATGCTTGGGTGTGGCGGTAAAGGCGTAAAAGGAGATATTGGCCTGCCTGCCCCGGCTCTTGGCCTCTTCAAGGACCAGATCTTCCAAGGAGGGCGGTTC from Candidatus Electrothrix communis encodes the following:
- a CDS encoding DEAD/DEAH box helicase family protein, which codes for MADKPNKESHFEIAIEAWLLEHADYEHAAPSQFDPALALDKTTLLAFLKESQPETYDALAKSYGPNKVDAAVVRWIAAECDARGLLDVLRNGVKDRGQHLQLAYFKPPTSLNPDTEKRYSQNRLTVMRQVPFDTKARSTLDMLLSLNGLPIATVELKNPFTGQQTDHAIKQYIENRVPTTRTPLLQFKKRALVHFAVDPDEVFMTTRLAGSATYFLPFNTGNQGGKGNPTEHTYRTGYTSGYLWEEIWQRDSWLDIIHRFIHLEEKERSDPRTGKKKTTETLIFPRYHQLIATRKLLDATRDKGAGENYLIQHSAGSGKTNTISWTAHQLASLHDQENQPIFSSVIVVSDRRNLDKQLQDSIYQIEHKHGLVALIDEKKHAADLAEELNRGSKIIITTLQKFSFLMGKVKDLSDKRFAVIVDEAHSSQSGRSAGSLRGVLGGGLGNAALNGDVNLILNEEETLAQAENQDRSEPEPPSLEDLVLEEAKSRGRQANISFYAFTATPKHKTLEMFGVPAADGRPAPFHLYSMRQAIEEKFILDVLRHYSTYNSYFKLSKAVEDDPELDSKKAKKAIARFMSLHPHNLSQKTEIMVEHFRRFTKSKINGQAKAMLVTRSRLHAVRYKRAFDRYLADQGYQDIKVLVAFSGLVQDPNEPDLDGGCRQLSEESLNGFKEKELPQRFASPEYQLLIVAEKYQTGFDQPLLHTMFVDKPLSGLKAVQTLSRLNRSAKDKGDTFILDFANRVEDIQEAFTPYFQSTEIDQPTEPNQIYTLLRAIQTPPVIRPSDVDEFARIYFKPQARQSKRDHGALYKWIAPAVQRYQDEYRDPTAKAGEEKYLEQGEQLKADLRSFTRLYAFISQIIDWQDTELERNYAYGLHLLAKLPYRSDAGMLDLDDELALASYRNEKTFEGNAALEIGEKAAPLYGPSAVGTGRAKELEQSPLSVLIAQINSRFKTDWTAEDGLLVVQVIGDLAQDERLRQQAQANSAEQFSPVFEPEAIKAIVARQDRNAKIVKDFMTNGALRQELLAFLLHEVYAKAHGADHRLGQ